One Desulfovibrio sp. JC010 genomic window, TGGCGGTTAATTCGGTCATTGAAGTGGACCTGACCGGGCAGTGTAACGCTGAACATATGGCCGGGCATGAGTTCAGCGGCACCGGAGGCCAGCTTGATTTTGTGCGCGGTGCATATGCAGCCAAAAACGGAGTCTCGGTCATGACCACTTATGCCACGGCCAAGAATGATACCATTTCACGCATTGTCCCCCGGCTGGGCAGGGATGCCGCAGTGACCACGCCGCGTACGGACGTGCATTATCTTTGTACGGAATACGGTATCGTAAATATCAAGAATAAGTCGGTAGGGGAGAGGGCTGAAGCGATTATCAGCATTGCCCACCCTGATTTCAGGGATGAATTACGGCGTGAAGCTGAGAAGATGAGATTGTTTTGATGCGCTATCGCGCTCTTGATTAAAAGATCTGCCTCCGGCGGCTTAAACCCTTTGAAAAGGGTTTAAGAATCCCAAACTTTTTTAGTAAGGCTTCGCCGATTTGTTTGGCAGATCAGTACAAAAAATTACGGGAGAGTTTTTGAAAACTCTCCCGTTAATTTATAAAAACACAATTAAGGATTCCAAAGGGGATTATCCCCTTTGGCCGCCGGAGGCGAAATCAAATCATCAAAAACGCGTAGCGTATCAATTACAATGATTTAATATAATTCACGCCACCTTCGAGGAGTGCCAGCCCGAGGGTGGGGATATCTCCGCGAGTCCACTTGGGGTGGTTGGTGGGGTGGTTGAATGCTTCGGGGTGCGGCATGAGTCCGAGGATGCGTCCGGTGGGATCGGTCAGCCCGGCAATGCCCAGCGGGGAACCGTTGGGGTTGGCGGGGTAATCCATGGTCACTTCTTCGGATTCGGGGTCGATGTACTGTACCGCGTGCAGGTTGTTTTCCACGATCTTTTCGAGCATGGCGTCATCTGCGGGGATGATTTTACCTTCTCCGTGACGTACGGGAACGTTGAGGGTATCGATTCCCTTGGTGAAAACGCATGGGGAATCGGGGTTGGCCTTGAGGTGAACCCAGCGGTCCTCGTATTTTGCGGAATCGTTGTAGCTGAGAGAAACCTGACGGGTGAAGTATTCACCGCCAACTGCGGGCAGCAGGCCGAGTTTAACGAGTAGCTGGAATCCATTGCAGATTCCGAGGATAACGCCGCCGTCTTCAAAGAATTTTTTGATCTGGTCCACAAGCGGGCTGCCGTCTGTGGTGTGAGCGTGTTTCCAGCGGAGCGCGGCAGCCTGTGCTGCTCCGAGGTCATCGCCGTCCAGAAATCCGCCGGGAAAGATGAGGTAGTTGTAACCTTCGAGAGTTTTTTTACCTGCGGCGAGATCGGAAAAATAAGTGATGTCCACTTCGTCTGCACCCGCTTTTTTAGCGGCATGAGCGGACTCGTGTTCACAGTTGGTTCCGTAACCGGTGATGACCAAAACTTTAACGCGGGCCATATATTTTTGTCCTCCAGATGTTGACAATCGAAATATTCCAAGACTATCTAATGCCTGTTTTGAAGAGAGGAACATAATTGCGGGTCAGCCTCCCGTCAACAGTCTATATTCCTCAGGACGTACCGCTAACACATTTTTTTGAAGTGGGATACGCCTGAATATGGGATTGTTAGCGGGGTGGGACCTTTTTTGTGTTTTTTTCATGATACTGACTTTATTCGCTGTCCATTTTGTTTTATGTAACAGCGATATTTTAAAATAAATTGTCCGCCACGGGACGGGAGCGTTATGAAAACCAAATTTATATTCATCACCGGGGGCGTGTTGTCCTCACTTGGTAAAGGGCTTGCAGCAGCATCCATCGGTGCACTTCTTAAAGCCAGAGGGATGACCGCTACCATTCAGAAGCTTGATCCTTATATCAATGTTGACCCCGGCACCATGAACCCCTTTCAGCACGGGGAAGTGTATGTAACTGACGACGGCGCGGAAACCGACCTCGACCTCGGTCACTACGAGCGTTACCTTGATATCCCGCTGAGCCAGAAAAACAACATGACCTCCGGTCGTGTTTACCACAATGTTATCACCAAAGAACGCCGCGGCGACTACCTCGGCGGTACCGTACAGGTGATTCCGCACATTACTGACGAAATCAAGAATGCAGTTAAAAATATGCCTAACGGTGAGGACGTGGCCCTTATCGAAATCGGCGGAACTGTAGGTGATATCGAAGGTCTTCCTTTTCTTGAAGCTATCCGCCAGCTGCGCTCCGAGCTGGGCAGCGAGAATGTACTTTACATCCACCTGACCCTCGTTCCTTACCTTGCCGCTGCCGGTGAAGTTAAGACCAAGCCCACCCAGCACTCCGTTAAGGAGCTGCGCGGAATCGGTATCCACCCGGATATCATCCTCTGCCGCAGTGAAGTGGAGTTGGACGAAGATATCAAGCGCAAGATCGCACTTTTCTGTGACGTAGACCGTGACGCGGTTTTCACTGCTGTTGACGTTAAGTCCATCTACGAAGTTCCGCTCAAGTTTTACGCTGAAGGTCTGGATCAGAAGATTGCTATTCTGCTCAAGCTTCCGGCCAAGAACTGTAATCTTGAGCCATGGAAACAGCTTAATCATACTTTACAGAATCCTGAAGGGGAGACCACAATCGGTATTATCGGTAAATACGTGGACCTCAAGGAAGCATACAAATCCCTGCACGAAGCACTCATCCACGGCGGCGTAGCCAATAAGGTTGAAGTCAAGCTGCGTTATGTGAATTCCGAAGAGATCACTTCTGAAAACGTTAAGGAAAAGTTGGCCGGTCTTGACGGCGTTCTCGTTCCCGGCGGTTTCGGTAACCGCGGTGTTGAAGGCAAGATCGCGGCTATCCAGTATGCCCGTGAAAATAAGGTGCCTTTCTTCGGCATCTGCCTCGGTATGCAGTGTGCGGTGATTGAATATGCCCGCAACGTCATGGGCCTGAAGGGTGCCAACTCTGAAGAGTTCAACCCCACAGGTGACGACAATGTAATCTACCTGATGAAAGAATGGTTCGACTACCGTACCAAGAAGACTGAATCCCGTTGCGAAGAAAGCGATAAGGGCGGCACCATGCGTCTCGGCGCGTACCCCTGTAAGGTTGTTGAAGGCACCAAAGCCATGGCAGCTTACGGCGAAGCTGAAATCCAGGAACGCCACCGTCATCGCTACGAGTTCAACAAAGAGAAATTCGCGGATCAACTGGTTGAAGCAGGTCTGATTCTGAGCGGTCTTTCTCCGGATGAAGCTCTGGTTGAGATTGTGGAAGTCGCTGACCATCCGTGGTTTCTCGGCTGCCAGTTCCACCCGGAATTCAAGTCCAATCCCATGCATGCCCATCCGCTGTTCAGGGATTTCATCAAGGCTTCCATCGATAATAAATAAAAATTAACTTTTGATTGCCCGGGAGCACTGGTACGCAGTGTTTCCGGGCAACCTTATATCTGGAGGGCAGCTACTTTTGACCCCCGATGAATTATACCAGAAAAGTCTGCAGGGACCGTTTATACTGGCGGGTCCTTGCGCACTGGAAACCATAGATATCGCCCTGCGCGCCGCTGAGGTGCTGGCCGATATCGCTTCCCGTCTTGATGTGACGGTAATTTTCAAGAGCTCTTTCGACAAAGCCAATCGGACCTCGATCACTTCGTTCAGGGGACCGGGCATGGAGGAAGGGCTTAAATGGTTACAGCGGGTGAAGGATGAAACAGGACTTCCCGTTGTCACCGACATTCATACCCCAGATCAGGCCGCTCCTGTCGGCGAAGTGGCCGACGTGATCCAGATTCCCGCATTTCTCTGCCGCCAGACCGATCTTCTCGTTGCCGCCGCTAATACCGGACGGGTTATCAACGTGAAGAAAGGTCAGTTCCTTGCGCCCCACGACATGCGCCACGTTGTAAACAAACTGCGCGAAGCCGGAAACGAACGTATCTGGCTCACCGAGCGCGGAGCATCTTTCGGCTATAACAATCTCGTGGTGGATATGCGTTCCATGGCCATTATGAAATC contains:
- the kdsA gene encoding 3-deoxy-8-phosphooctulonate synthase, which produces MTPDELYQKSLQGPFILAGPCALETIDIALRAAEVLADIASRLDVTVIFKSSFDKANRTSITSFRGPGMEEGLKWLQRVKDETGLPVVTDIHTPDQAAPVGEVADVIQIPAFLCRQTDLLVAAANTGRVINVKKGQFLAPHDMRHVVNKLREAGNERIWLTERGASFGYNNLVVDMRSMAIMKSLGCPVVFDATHSVQLPGGLDGKSGGQREFVPVLSRAAVAAGASGVFMETHPDPDCALCDGPNSWPLDRAEDLIKDLLAAWSVDYVC
- a CDS encoding CTP synthase, with translation MKTKFIFITGGVLSSLGKGLAAASIGALLKARGMTATIQKLDPYINVDPGTMNPFQHGEVYVTDDGAETDLDLGHYERYLDIPLSQKNNMTSGRVYHNVITKERRGDYLGGTVQVIPHITDEIKNAVKNMPNGEDVALIEIGGTVGDIEGLPFLEAIRQLRSELGSENVLYIHLTLVPYLAAAGEVKTKPTQHSVKELRGIGIHPDIILCRSEVELDEDIKRKIALFCDVDRDAVFTAVDVKSIYEVPLKFYAEGLDQKIAILLKLPAKNCNLEPWKQLNHTLQNPEGETTIGIIGKYVDLKEAYKSLHEALIHGGVANKVEVKLRYVNSEEITSENVKEKLAGLDGVLVPGGFGNRGVEGKIAAIQYARENKVPFFGICLGMQCAVIEYARNVMGLKGANSEEFNPTGDDNVIYLMKEWFDYRTKKTESRCEESDKGGTMRLGAYPCKVVEGTKAMAAYGEAEIQERHRHRYEFNKEKFADQLVEAGLILSGLSPDEALVEIVEVADHPWFLGCQFHPEFKSNPMHAHPLFRDFIKASIDNK
- a CDS encoding phosphoribosylformylglycinamidine synthase subunit PurQ; its protein translation is MARVKVLVITGYGTNCEHESAHAAKKAGADEVDITYFSDLAAGKKTLEGYNYLIFPGGFLDGDDLGAAQAAALRWKHAHTTDGSPLVDQIKKFFEDGGVILGICNGFQLLVKLGLLPAVGGEYFTRQVSLSYNDSAKYEDRWVHLKANPDSPCVFTKGIDTLNVPVRHGEGKIIPADDAMLEKIVENNLHAVQYIDPESEEVTMDYPANPNGSPLGIAGLTDPTGRILGLMPHPEAFNHPTNHPKWTRGDIPTLGLALLEGGVNYIKSL